The DNA sequence CACGATCATGGGCGTCGGCGCCGCGTTCGTGATGCCGGCCACCCTGTCGATCATCACGGCCGTCTTCCCGCCCGAGGAACGCAGCAAGGCCATCGCCGTCTGGGCCGGGTTTGCCGGTGCCGGCGGCGCGCTCGGTCCGCTGGTTGTCGGGTTCCTCCTCACCGACTGGTGGGTCTTCCCGGCCTACTGGTGGGGCGCCGCGTTCCTCGTGAACGTCTTCCTCGTGGTCGGCGTGTTCACCGCGGTGACCATCTGGGCGCCCCGCTCGAAGGACGACGAGGCCACGCCGCTCGACCCGATCGGGGCGGTGCTCTCGATCGTCGGACTCGCCGCGCTGCTCTACGCCATCATCGAGGGCCCGGTGAAGGGCTGGACCAGCGGCGAGGTACTCGCTGCCGGCATCATCGCCGCCGTCACCCTCGTCGGTTTCGTGGCCTGGGAGCTTCGAGCCACTCATCCGATGCTGCCGATGTCGTACTTTCGAGATCGCGGGTTCTCCCTCGGCGCCGGCGTGGTGACCTTCGCCTTCGGGGTGATGTTCGGCTTCTTCTTTCTGGTGACCCAGTTCCTGCAGTTCGTGCGGGGTTACTCGCCGCTCGACGCCGGCGTCGCCACATTGCCGTTGGCGGCCACGCTCGTCATCGTCTCCCCCCGCAGCGCGATGCTGGCCGAGAAGGTGGGTGGCCCCAAGGTGATGGCGGCCGGATTCGCATTCATCACGGCGGGCTTCATCGCCATGTCGACCATCGACACGTCGTCGCACTTCCTCGAGTTCGCCGGCGCTCTGGTGCTGCTCGGGATCGGCATGGGCATCACCGTCGCCCCGGCCACCGGATCGATCATGTCGGCGGTGCCGCTGAACAAGGCCGGCGTGGGTTCCGCTGTGAACGACACCACCCGCGAGGTCGGCGGTGCGCTCGGCATCGCCGTGCTGGGGTCGATCGCCAACTCGATCTACCGCTCGAATGTCGACGGCGACGTGCTCGCGGCGTTGCCCACCGACGCGGCCGATGCGGCCGGCGAGTCGGTCGGCGCCGCAGTGCAGATCGCGTCGTCGTTGCCGGCCGACGTCGGTGGTGTGCTCAACACCGCTGCCGGTGAGGCGTTCACGACGGCGTTCGGCAACGCCCTGCTCGCCGGCGCCGGTGTGGCCGCGCTGATGGGCATCGTCGTGGTGCTGGCCGGTCGGGGTGACTCGGTCGGTGAGCGCCCGTGACCGACGATTCGGGCGGCGACGAGCTCGACCCACGGGTCGAGCGCTCGCGTCGCGTCATCGGTGAGGCCGCGCTGGCCGAGATGGCCGAGGTGGGCTACGGCGCGCTGACCGTCGAGGGCATCGCGAAGCGGGCCGGCGTGTCCAAGGCGACGATCTATCGCCAGTGGTCGGGCAAGCTCGAGGTCATCGGGGCGGCCCTCGATCAGCTGAAGGCCACCATCCCACGCGACGAACTCCTGCCGCCGCGGGACCGCGTCGTGGCCATGCTCGCGTGGATGGCCGATCACTTCGGCGCAGCCGATGAGCCCGTGGCCGCCTGTTTCCCGGCCATGGTGAGCGCGGCGCAGTACGACCCTGCGGTGCGCGAGTTCCACCACCGGTTCGCCGCCGATCGCCGCCAGGTGCTGGTCGACACGATCGTCGCGGGCCAGCAGCTCGGCCAGATCGATGCCGGCCTCGACCCGCGCCTGACCGCGGAACTCCTGGTCGGCCCGATCTTCTACCGCCGCCTGATGACCGACACCCCCTTCCCGGCCGACCAGGTCGACAAGCTCGTCGACACCGTCCTCGGCCCGCCATGACGGGGTTCCACGCCGCACCCCGTTGTTCTGGTGGACCATTTGTGCGGAATCCGCACAAATGGTCCACCAGAACGATCTGAGGGGGCATAAAAGCAAGTTCAAGCTTGACTTAATCGTGGGTGGGGCAGAGACTCGGCGCATGGACCCTCAGCGAATCGACCCGCAGCGAACGACCACCGCGATGGTGGGGTCGCTCGAGGATCTCGCCGTCGGCACGATGAAGATGGCCCGGGTCGGTGATCATCGTGTCGTCGTGGCCCGCACCGAATCGGGCACGCATGCGCTCGACAACGCCTGCCCCCACCAGGGCTATGGGCTGGCCACCGGGGCCCTGGCCGGCGATCACATCACGTGTCAGTGGCACAACTGGAAGTTCTGCGTGGTCGACGGCACCTGCACGGTCGGCGAGGAGGACGTGCGGGCCCATCCCGTCGAGATCCGGGGCGATGAGGTGTGGGTGTCGGTGACCGAACCGACCGATGAGGAGAGACTCGTCGCCCTGTGGCCGAGTCTGCGACGAGGGATCGAGGCCGATTATCGGGGCCAGATCGCCCGCGACGTCGCTCGGCTGCTCGATGCCGGCGCCGACCCGGTCGACATCGTGTGGGAAGGCCTGCGAATCGGCGCCCCGAAGGCCGAGGACGGCATCGGTCACGAGATGGCCTCGGCCGCCGACTGCCTGGCAGCCGTCGAACTCTTCGACGACCTGGAACGCACGCTCCCCGTCACCCAGGCGCTGGTCGGCATCAGCGAGACCACCCGCGATCGTCTGCCGTACTCACCGGATCCGGAGGTGTCGGCCCGCACAGACACGGTCGACTTCGTGGCCGCGGTCGAGGCCGAGGAGGTCGACGGTGCGATCGCCGCGTTGCAGGTGGCGCTCGCGGCCGGCGCCGACCTGGCGTCCGTTCGGCAACAGTTCGTCCAGGTCGTCTCCATGCACCACCTGAGCTACGGCCACGGGGCGATCTACACGCAGAAGGCCTTCGAGGTGCTCGAACGGGTCGGCTGGTCACGCGCCGACGACGTCCTGCCCCACCTCGCTCGGACCATCGTCTACGGCACCCGCGAGGACACCTTGCCGTACATGCGCAAGGCGATGAGGGCGATCGAGGGTGTCGATCTGGCGGCGTTGGCGGTGGCCCCCGACCGACACGACACCGGTTGGGCGGGTGAACCGGCGCTTCGCCGGGTCCTGCTCGACGTCGGCGAAGCCCCCATCGAGGCGGCGGCCGCCGCCGTGATCGAGGGTGCGGGTGTGGGCGGCCTGCTCGACGCCGTGGTGCTCGCGGTGGCCGAGCGTCTGATCCGCTACGACGAGTCGACCGACCACGATTTCACGACCGACTTCGGGTGGCTCGACATCAGCCACGGCCTGACCTACGCCCGGGCCGCGCGCTGGGCGTGGGACCACCATCCGTCGCCGGCCACGGCCCGGCTGGCGCTCTTCACCGTGTTCCTCGCCTACGACACCGGCCGCCACGAGCGACGGGCCGGGGTCACACCGCCGCGACCGCCTGGTGAGGCGACGGGCACGCTGACCGCAGCGATCGTGGCCGGCCGGGCCGACGACGCGATGGCCATCGCCGCCGCCGGTGACCCGGAAGCGGTCGGCGACGAACTCCGCCGCACTGCGCTGCTCGACGGCGCGGGGTCGTTCCTCGTGGCCGCCCATCTCGTGAAGATGGCGCGAGCGGCGAGCGAAGAAGCCGCCACGACCGGCTCGAACCTGCCGCTGGTGGCCACCGCCCGGCTGGCCGCGGCGCCCCGCCTCGAACGCTTCGTGGCGCGCGATGTCGCCGAGGCGGTCGAGTTCGTCCGAACCGGCACACCGCCGACGCGCTGATCCCGACGGGTTGGGGGAGCGGTGGATGGTCAGGCCAGCTGGATCTCGTAACGGTCGCTGTCCATCGCACTCTCGACGAATCCCATGCGACGCAGGTAGGCGCCGTGTTCGGCGTCGGTGGAACGGGCCCACACCGAGCGCAACTCGAGGTCGTGGAACAGCTTCGACTCGGTGCCGTAGACATACGAACCGATCTTGAAGTCTCGATAGTCGGGGATGACGAAGTC is a window from the Acidimicrobiales bacterium genome containing:
- a CDS encoding DHA2 family efflux MFS transporter permease subunit, producing the protein MPQSVVHETPLHQQPEIADRRWFLLGIMCLSLVMVVMAVSGLNVAIPSIQQSLGATATDLQWIIDSYAIIFAGLLLSAGAIGDRFGRKRALQGGLLLFGFGSIIGTVVDSVELVIVARTIMGVGAAFVMPATLSIITAVFPPEERSKAIAVWAGFAGAGGALGPLVVGFLLTDWWVFPAYWWGAAFLVNVFLVVGVFTAVTIWAPRSKDDEATPLDPIGAVLSIVGLAALLYAIIEGPVKGWTSGEVLAAGIIAAVTLVGFVAWELRATHPMLPMSYFRDRGFSLGAGVVTFAFGVMFGFFFLVTQFLQFVRGYSPLDAGVATLPLAATLVIVSPRSAMLAEKVGGPKVMAAGFAFITAGFIAMSTIDTSSHFLEFAGALVLLGIGMGITVAPATGSIMSAVPLNKAGVGSAVNDTTREVGGALGIAVLGSIANSIYRSNVDGDVLAALPTDAADAAGESVGAAVQIASSLPADVGGVLNTAAGEAFTTAFGNALLAGAGVAALMGIVVVLAGRGDSVGERP
- a CDS encoding TetR/AcrR family transcriptional regulator yields the protein MTDDSGGDELDPRVERSRRVIGEAALAEMAEVGYGALTVEGIAKRAGVSKATIYRQWSGKLEVIGAALDQLKATIPRDELLPPRDRVVAMLAWMADHFGAADEPVAACFPAMVSAAQYDPAVREFHHRFAADRRQVLVDTIVAGQQLGQIDAGLDPRLTAELLVGPIFYRRLMTDTPFPADQVDKLVDTVLGPP
- a CDS encoding Rieske (2Fe-2S) protein, translating into MDPQRIDPQRTTTAMVGSLEDLAVGTMKMARVGDHRVVVARTESGTHALDNACPHQGYGLATGALAGDHITCQWHNWKFCVVDGTCTVGEEDVRAHPVEIRGDEVWVSVTEPTDEERLVALWPSLRRGIEADYRGQIARDVARLLDAGADPVDIVWEGLRIGAPKAEDGIGHEMASAADCLAAVELFDDLERTLPVTQALVGISETTRDRLPYSPDPEVSARTDTVDFVAAVEAEEVDGAIAALQVALAAGADLASVRQQFVQVVSMHHLSYGHGAIYTQKAFEVLERVGWSRADDVLPHLARTIVYGTREDTLPYMRKAMRAIEGVDLAALAVAPDRHDTGWAGEPALRRVLLDVGEAPIEAAAAAVIEGAGVGGLLDAVVLAVAERLIRYDESTDHDFTTDFGWLDISHGLTYARAARWAWDHHPSPATARLALFTVFLAYDTGRHERRAGVTPPRPPGEATGTLTAAIVAGRADDAMAIAAAGDPEAVGDELRRTALLDGAGSFLVAAHLVKMARAASEEAATTGSNLPLVATARLAAAPRLERFVARDVAEAVEFVRTGTPPTR